The Thermoanaerobaculia bacterium genome includes a window with the following:
- a CDS encoding GMC family oxidoreductase, translating to MSAGAEIPNLVRGRDIGADRILDADVAIVGSGPGGSIAAYRLAAAGARVVVLEEGGYHTRPEFRMQEEWSYPTLYQDHANRATDDLSITVLQGRSVGGGTTVNWTTSLRTPPTTLDFWKRARRVEGVTAEALAPHWDEVERRLNVHTPEEGEINENNRALLDGAKRLGYGFELLPRNVSDCVLTGMCGLGCPVDAKQAMHLTYLPDAAAHGAVIFANCRVRRLTRRGRRVTEAAADVLDESRDRPAGPTLTVRARTFILSAGAINTPRLLQRSGLPDPYRIVGRRTWLHPTLASAAHFDRKIEPYFGAPQTVGSHHFAIRPGRIGFFLETPPAQPMLAGLAHAGFGPEHRRAMKELPNTAVLIALLIDGFLDEEHGGTVGERGGGRLSFRYDRGPALAEAMREAMKTMARIHLAAGAREVVTFHEPPLRLRTERDVARIDEASVAPNRCGVFTAHQMGGAPMGEDPGIAVVDSRLKHHFFDNLYVMDGSVFPTSLGVNPQISILGLSSLAASALAKAG from the coding sequence ATGAGCGCCGGCGCCGAGATCCCGAACCTCGTCCGCGGCCGGGACATCGGCGCCGACCGGATCCTCGACGCCGACGTCGCGATCGTCGGCAGCGGTCCCGGCGGATCGATCGCGGCCTACCGGCTCGCGGCCGCCGGCGCGCGGGTCGTCGTCCTGGAGGAAGGCGGCTACCACACGCGTCCGGAGTTCCGGATGCAGGAGGAGTGGTCGTACCCGACCCTCTATCAGGATCACGCCAATCGGGCGACCGACGATCTCTCGATCACGGTGCTGCAGGGACGATCGGTCGGCGGCGGGACGACCGTCAACTGGACGACTTCGCTCCGCACGCCGCCGACGACCCTCGATTTCTGGAAACGGGCGCGCCGCGTCGAAGGGGTGACGGCGGAGGCGCTCGCGCCGCACTGGGACGAGGTCGAGCGCCGCCTGAACGTGCACACTCCGGAGGAAGGGGAGATCAACGAGAACAACCGCGCGCTCCTCGACGGGGCGAAGCGTCTCGGCTACGGGTTCGAGCTCCTTCCCCGGAACGTCTCGGATTGCGTGCTGACGGGGATGTGCGGTCTGGGATGTCCCGTCGACGCCAAGCAGGCGATGCACCTGACCTATCTTCCCGATGCCGCCGCCCACGGGGCGGTGATCTTCGCGAACTGCCGGGTCCGGCGTCTCACCCGCCGCGGCCGGAGGGTCACGGAGGCGGCCGCGGACGTCCTCGACGAGTCGCGCGATCGCCCCGCCGGGCCGACGCTGACGGTCCGCGCTCGCACGTTCATCCTCTCCGCCGGAGCGATCAACACGCCGAGGCTGCTGCAGCGTTCCGGCCTGCCGGATCCCTACAGGATCGTGGGGCGGCGCACGTGGCTGCACCCGACGCTCGCATCCGCCGCCCACTTCGACCGGAAGATCGAACCGTATTTCGGCGCGCCCCAGACGGTCGGGTCCCATCACTTCGCGATCCGGCCGGGAAGGATCGGTTTCTTCCTCGAGACGCCTCCCGCCCAGCCGATGCTCGCCGGGCTCGCGCACGCGGGGTTCGGTCCGGAACATCGGCGCGCGATGAAGGAGCTGCCGAACACCGCCGTCCTGATCGCCCTCCTGATCGACGGGTTCCTCGACGAGGAACATGGCGGGACCGTCGGGGAGCGGGGCGGCGGGCGGCTCTCGTTCCGCTACGACCGCGGGCCCGCCCTGGCCGAGGCGATGCGCGAAGCCATGAAGACGATGGCCCGCATCCATCTCGCGGCGGGGGCGCGCGAGGTCGTCACGTTCCACGAGCCTCCGCTTCGCCTCCGGACGGAACGGGACGTGGCGCGGATCGACGAGGCCTCGGTCGCGCCGAACCGCTGCGGCGTCTTCACCGCGCACCAGATGGGGGGAGCGCCGATGGGGGAGGATCCCGGGATCGCGGTCGTCGACTCGCGCCTGAAGCACCACTTCTTCGACAATCTCTACGTGATGGACGGCTCGGTCTTCCCGACGTCGCTCGGCGTCAATCCGCAGATTTCGATCCTGGGGCTGTCCAGCCTCGCGGCTTCCGCTCTCGCGAAGGCGGGCTGA